The following coding sequences lie in one Lysobacter capsici genomic window:
- a CDS encoding S1/P1 nuclease has protein sequence MPADASRPAARHRRHLRRLAALLLLLPLNALAWGPQGHRLVAALAWDDLRPDVRSQIQQLLAGEPDAASSDDPLPAIANWADDLRANDPDLGRRSGKWHYVNIAEDDCHYDAARHCPGGNCVVEAIRAQAAILADRTKPQAERVQALKFVVHFVGDVHQPLHAGFGHDKGGNDFQLSIPGQPARPDGYGSNLHSLWDSTMLSMNKLKDDAYLERLRTIDVPRVGGAGLPPDSPGWAESACKLVLQPGFYPLTPSGKPAHKLPADYVATWRPVAETQLRMGGEHLAEVLNAAFAKPR, from the coding sequence ATGCCCGCTGACGCCTCCCGTCCCGCCGCCCGCCACCGCCGCCACCTGCGCCGGCTCGCCGCGCTGCTGCTCCTGCTGCCGCTCAACGCCCTCGCCTGGGGCCCGCAGGGCCATCGCCTGGTCGCCGCCCTGGCCTGGGACGACCTGCGCCCCGACGTGCGCAGCCAGATCCAGCAACTGCTGGCCGGCGAACCCGATGCCGCCTCGAGCGACGATCCGCTGCCCGCCATCGCCAACTGGGCCGACGACCTGCGCGCCAACGACCCCGACCTCGGCCGGCGCAGCGGCAAGTGGCATTACGTCAACATCGCCGAGGACGACTGCCACTACGACGCCGCCCGCCACTGCCCGGGCGGCAACTGCGTGGTCGAAGCGATCCGCGCCCAGGCCGCGATCCTGGCCGACCGCACCAAGCCGCAGGCCGAGCGCGTGCAGGCGCTGAAGTTCGTGGTCCATTTCGTCGGCGACGTGCACCAACCGCTGCACGCCGGTTTCGGCCACGACAAGGGCGGCAACGATTTCCAGCTGTCGATCCCCGGCCAGCCCGCGCGCCCGGACGGCTACGGCAGCAACCTGCATTCGCTGTGGGACAGCACCATGCTGTCGATGAACAAGCTCAAGGACGACGCCTACCTCGAGCGCCTGCGCACGATCGACGTGCCGCGGGTCGGCGGCGCCGGCCTGCCGCCGGATTCGCCGGGCTGGGCCGAAAGCGCGTGCAAGCTGGTGCTGCAGCCGGGGTTCTATCCGCTCACGCCGTCGGGCAAGCCCGCGCACAAATTGCCGGCCGACTACGTCGCCACCTGGCGCCCGGTCGCCGAAACCCAGTTGCGCATGGGCGGCGAGCACCTGGCCGAAGTATTGAACGCGGCGTTCGCCAAGCCGCGCTGA
- a CDS encoding molybdopterin-dependent oxidoreductase: MIRLQVSLAVLIPLASLGLARADDKAAAPHRHEAPKASAPIAPVEVKLDDALIARLPQVTAQGEAHGKKLSCEGVALHELLRASGAIPAEPLRGPQLARVVVVQARDGYRAAFSLGELDPGLGNRQVVLTRRCDGKPLPADDGPWRLIAPGEARPARWVRQVESIRVIDAR; this comes from the coding sequence ATGATCCGTCTGCAGGTTTCGCTGGCCGTGTTGATCCCGCTCGCCTCGCTCGGCCTCGCCCGGGCCGACGACAAAGCCGCCGCGCCGCATCGGCACGAAGCGCCCAAGGCCTCCGCGCCGATCGCGCCGGTCGAGGTCAAGCTCGACGACGCGTTGATCGCGCGCCTGCCGCAGGTCACCGCGCAGGGCGAGGCGCACGGCAAAAAACTCAGCTGCGAAGGCGTCGCCCTGCACGAACTGCTGCGCGCCAGCGGCGCGATCCCGGCCGAACCGCTGCGCGGCCCGCAACTCGCGCGTGTGGTCGTGGTGCAGGCCCGCGACGGCTACCGCGCGGCGTTCTCGCTCGGCGAACTCGATCCCGGCCTGGGCAATCGCCAGGTCGTGCTGACCCGGCGCTGCGACGGCAAGCCACTGCCGGCCGACGACGGCCCGTGGCGGCTGATCGCGCCGGGCGAAGCGCGGCCGGCGCGCTGGGTGCGCCAGGTCGAATCGATCCGCGTGATCGACGCACGCTGA
- the modA gene encoding molybdate ABC transporter substrate-binding protein produces the protein MRRRWLQTLCCVTCLLAAGFAGAQTPAAAEPITVFAAASLKESFDEAAAAYQKATAQPVRVSYAASSALARQIEQGAPADVFVSADLDWMDYLHERKLIDDASRRNLLGNTLVLIAPKTSKAKAVTLKPGVKLLPLLGDGRIALALTASVPAGKYARAAFTSLGVWDQLQPKVAEAENVRAALMLVARGEAPLGVVYGSDAKAEPNVRVLATFSADTHPPIVYPIARLNASKQPNAAAFVKWLKSPAASAIFRRHGFTALD, from the coding sequence ATGCGTCGCCGCTGGCTGCAAACCCTGTGCTGCGTGACCTGCCTGCTCGCCGCGGGCTTCGCCGGCGCACAAACGCCGGCCGCCGCCGAACCGATCACCGTGTTCGCCGCCGCCAGCCTCAAGGAATCCTTCGACGAAGCCGCCGCGGCCTACCAGAAAGCCACCGCGCAACCGGTGCGGGTGTCGTACGCCGCCAGCTCCGCGCTCGCCCGCCAGATCGAACAGGGCGCGCCGGCCGACGTGTTCGTCTCCGCCGACCTGGACTGGATGGACTACCTGCACGAACGCAAGCTGATCGACGACGCCAGCCGCCGCAACCTGCTCGGCAACACCCTGGTGTTGATCGCGCCGAAGACGAGCAAAGCCAAAGCGGTCACCCTCAAGCCCGGAGTGAAACTGCTGCCGCTGCTCGGCGACGGCCGCATCGCATTGGCGCTGACCGCGAGCGTGCCCGCCGGCAAGTACGCGCGCGCGGCCTTCACCTCGCTGGGCGTGTGGGATCAGCTGCAGCCCAAGGTCGCCGAAGCCGAGAACGTGCGCGCCGCGCTGATGCTGGTCGCGCGCGGCGAAGCCCCGCTCGGCGTGGTCTACGGCAGCGACGCCAAGGCCGAACCGAACGTGCGCGTGCTCGCGACCTTCTCGGCCGACACTCATCCGCCGATCGTCTATCCGATCGCGCGCCTGAACGCGAGCAAGCAGCCCAACGCGGCCGCATTCGTGAAGTGGCTCAAGTCGCCGGCCGCGAGCGCGATCTTCCGCCGCCACGGCTTCACCGCGCTGGACTGA
- a CDS encoding ATP-binding cassette domain-containing protein, with translation MSAASFLIEVELRRGGFTRSIAIRSEQRVIAVVGDSGAGKTSLLHAIAGLLRPLRGRIEIAGRCLYDSAARVDLPAHRRHIGYVFQDARLFPHLDVRGNLLYGLRGEAKRAPRFELDAIVDLLGIGALLQRGTAGLSGGEMQRVALGRALLSQPRILLLDEPLSMLDMNRRDELLPYLQRVRDETSLPMIYVSHYPDEVRRIADEVHVLD, from the coding sequence ATGAGCGCGGCGAGTTTCCTGATCGAAGTCGAACTGCGCCGCGGCGGCTTCACCCGCTCGATCGCGATCCGCAGCGAGCAACGCGTGATCGCGGTGGTCGGCGATTCCGGCGCCGGCAAGACCTCGTTGCTGCATGCGATCGCCGGCCTGCTGCGGCCGCTGCGCGGGCGCATCGAAATCGCCGGCCGCTGTCTGTACGACAGCGCCGCGCGCGTCGATCTGCCGGCGCATCGCCGTCATATCGGCTATGTGTTCCAGGACGCGCGCCTGTTTCCGCATCTGGACGTGCGCGGCAATCTGCTCTACGGCCTGCGCGGCGAGGCGAAGCGCGCGCCGCGTTTCGAACTCGACGCGATCGTCGACCTGCTCGGCATCGGCGCGCTGCTGCAACGCGGCACCGCCGGCCTGTCGGGCGGCGAAATGCAGCGCGTCGCGCTCGGCCGCGCCTTGCTGTCGCAGCCGCGCATCCTGCTGCTGGACGAACCGCTGTCGATGCTCGACATGAATCGTCGCGACGAGTTGCTGCCGTACCTGCAACGCGTGCGCGACGAAACTTCGTTGCCGATGATCTACGTCAGCCACTACCCCGACGAAGTGCGGCGCATCGCCGACGAGGTCCACGTGCTCGACTGA
- a CDS encoding MBL fold metallo-hydrolase, whose product MSPQVVPFHHADTGTWSYLVADPASGAAAIVDPVLDFDPRAGRTATDSAQRLLSEARSRGWRIDWLLETHAHADHLSAAHVLRQRLQADGGHAPQLAIGRRIGEVRRFFAPVFGLAETEASAFDRLFDDDDAFAVGELPAQAIPVPGHTQDSLAYLIGDALFTGDSLFLPDSGTARCDFPGGDAAMLYQSIQRLYRLPDTTRVFVCHDYGAGDREVACETTIGEQKRSNIHVRADTGEAEFVALREARDATLAVPALILPALQVNLRGGALPEPESNGVRYLKLPLNQF is encoded by the coding sequence ATGTCGCCGCAGGTCGTGCCGTTCCACCACGCCGATACCGGCACCTGGTCCTACCTCGTGGCCGATCCGGCCAGCGGCGCGGCGGCGATCGTCGACCCGGTGCTCGACTTCGACCCGCGCGCCGGCCGCACCGCGACCGACAGCGCGCAACGCCTGCTGAGCGAAGCGCGCAGCCGCGGATGGCGGATCGACTGGCTGCTGGAAACCCACGCCCACGCCGATCACCTCAGCGCCGCGCACGTCCTGCGCCAGCGTCTGCAAGCCGACGGCGGCCACGCGCCGCAGCTGGCGATCGGCCGCCGCATCGGCGAGGTGCGGCGCTTCTTCGCGCCGGTGTTCGGCCTGGCCGAAACCGAAGCGTCCGCTTTCGACCGCCTGTTCGACGACGACGATGCCTTCGCCGTGGGCGAACTGCCGGCGCAGGCGATCCCGGTGCCCGGCCACACCCAGGACAGCCTCGCGTACCTGATCGGCGATGCGCTGTTCACCGGCGACTCCCTGTTCCTGCCCGACAGCGGCACCGCGCGCTGCGACTTCCCCGGCGGCGACGCGGCGATGCTGTACCAGTCGATCCAGCGCCTTTACCGATTGCCCGACACCACCCGCGTATTCGTCTGCCACGACTACGGCGCCGGCGACCGCGAGGTCGCCTGCGAAACCACGATCGGCGAGCAGAAACGCAGCAACATCCACGTCCGCGCCGACACCGGCGAAGCCGAGTTCGTCGCCCTGCGCGAAGCGCGCGACGCGACCTTGGCGGTGCCGGCGCTGATCCTGCCGGCGTTGCAGGTCAATCTGCGCGGCGGCGCGCTGCCCGAGCCCGAGAGCAACGGCGTACGCTATCTGAAATTGCCGCTCAATCAGTTCTGA
- the modB gene encoding molybdate ABC transporter permease subunit: MFDFSPAELTAIALSLKVATVATVCSLPLGVALGWLLARTRFPGKLLFDTLLYLPLVLPPVVTGYALLIAFGSQGPIGRFLADYLHVSFAFRWTGAALASAIMGFPLMVRAIRLSIEAVDQRLEQAASTLGANRWRVFFGVTLPLAWPGLMAGAVLSFAKALGEFGATITFVSNIPGATQTLSSAIYGLMQVPGGESGVLRLAVVAVAISFAAVLVSEWLVQRQRASAQR; encoded by the coding sequence ATGTTCGACTTCAGCCCGGCCGAACTCACCGCGATCGCATTGAGCCTGAAGGTCGCCACGGTCGCCACCGTGTGCAGCCTGCCGCTCGGCGTGGCGCTCGGCTGGCTGCTGGCGCGCACGCGCTTTCCCGGCAAGTTGCTGTTCGACACCTTGCTGTACCTGCCGCTGGTGCTGCCCCCGGTGGTCACCGGCTATGCCTTGCTGATCGCGTTCGGCTCGCAAGGGCCGATCGGCCGCTTCCTCGCCGACTACCTGCACGTCAGTTTCGCGTTCCGCTGGACCGGCGCCGCGCTGGCCAGCGCGATCATGGGCTTTCCGTTGATGGTGCGCGCGATCCGGCTGTCGATCGAAGCGGTCGATCAACGCCTGGAACAAGCCGCCTCGACCCTCGGCGCCAACCGCTGGCGAGTGTTCTTCGGCGTGACCTTGCCGCTGGCGTGGCCGGGCCTGATGGCCGGCGCGGTGCTGTCGTTCGCCAAGGCGCTGGGCGAATTCGGCGCGACCATCACCTTCGTGTCGAACATTCCCGGCGCAACCCAGACCCTGTCGTCGGCGATCTACGGCCTGATGCAGGTGCCCGGCGGCGAGTCGGGCGTGCTGCGGCTGGCCGTGGTCGCGGTCGCGATCTCGTTCGCCGCGGTGCTGGTGTCGGAATGGCTGGTGCAACGCCAACGCGCGAGTGCGCAACGATGA